Proteins encoded in a region of the Isosphaeraceae bacterium EP7 genome:
- a CDS encoding PSD1 and planctomycete cytochrome C domain-containing protein, protein MIRRTQPRNILRGWTLTLILALPAMGAGDVAERDFFEARVRPVLVKHCYACHSAGASKAKGGLRLDDRQATLAGGHSGPALDPGKPDESLIIQAIEQGGAVESMPPKGKLPDTAIADLRRWVERGAFDPREPATSPIVAAEADPWALRPVVRPIVPTPEADGRRWVRGPIDAFILDRLVREGLAPSTEANRRTLIRRVTFDLLGLPPTPGEIDAFVADQSPDAYERLVDRLLASPHYGERWARRWMDLAHYAETHGHDQDRVRPNAWPYRDYLINAFNVDKPYARFVREQVAADALYPDEPGLAVAMGFLAAGPWDESSLRDIREDSIDRQAGYYLDRDDMVATVMSTFVSSTVHCARCHDHKFDPISQSEYYGLQAVFAGVGRADRAYDADPNLAKLRRDLTARRKALTNKEPGLMASLLDDTTQADVASWAATRKGPLVPWTVLNPSEMKAEGGTTLTLQPDRSILAEGPQPSEGTYTIIATTDLPGITAARLELLPDDRLPSKGPGRAGNGNLHLTELVVSHSSTSAPDRWRPVKIAGSMADYDQPGWGIAGAIDGDPKTAWGIYPEVGKPHEGVFEFGENIGASSLQFVLRQTFPAGHPIGRFRISITNALRPVRTGSPPGPLAVLLDIPAEHRTTDQKRELAAIYLAETLDRQIAALPPQQLVYSGTSDFAPDGSHKPTSTPRPVFILNRGEIRQPGAAAVPGALGCVAGLVSRFDRPSEAERRAELARWLADPGNPLTWRSIVNRAWQAHFGRGLVDTPNDFGRMGSKPSHPELLDWLAWTFREGGGSLKSLDRIIVTSASYRQRSDHNQTGAKVDADNRLLWRMNVARLDAESIRDAMLAASGRLDSMMGGPSVQHFAMGKGVHVTPTVDYTAYDWDSPGAGRRSVYRFLFRTLPDPFMEVFDAADSSQLTATRNASVTALQALALLNDPFVIRQAEHFAERLAGLAPDDAGRVREGYRLAVGREPELAEVREWVEYGRRHGLANFCRMLLNSSEFLFIP, encoded by the coding sequence ATGATTCGACGAACGCAACCCCGCAACATCCTGCGAGGCTGGACGCTGACGCTGATCCTCGCCCTTCCTGCGATGGGTGCGGGAGACGTCGCGGAACGCGACTTCTTCGAGGCGAGGGTCCGCCCTGTCCTCGTCAAGCATTGCTACGCGTGCCACTCGGCCGGGGCGTCGAAGGCCAAGGGTGGTCTGCGGCTCGACGACCGCCAGGCCACGCTCGCCGGTGGCCACTCGGGGCCCGCCCTTGATCCGGGCAAGCCCGACGAGAGCCTGATCATCCAGGCGATCGAGCAGGGGGGCGCTGTCGAGTCGATGCCGCCCAAGGGCAAACTGCCCGACACGGCAATTGCGGACCTCCGCAGGTGGGTCGAACGTGGCGCGTTCGATCCCCGCGAGCCGGCCACATCGCCGATTGTTGCCGCGGAGGCCGACCCCTGGGCGCTCAGGCCCGTCGTTCGGCCGATCGTCCCGACTCCCGAGGCCGATGGGCGACGCTGGGTGCGAGGTCCGATCGACGCATTCATCCTCGACCGCCTCGTTCGGGAAGGGCTGGCCCCCTCAACCGAGGCAAACCGACGGACACTAATCCGGCGCGTGACCTTCGACCTTCTCGGCTTGCCCCCCACGCCCGGTGAAATCGATGCCTTCGTAGCCGACCAGTCCCCCGACGCCTACGAGCGTCTGGTCGACCGCCTGCTGGCCAGCCCGCACTACGGCGAGCGCTGGGCCCGTCGGTGGATGGATCTGGCTCACTATGCCGAGACCCACGGCCACGATCAGGACCGGGTCCGGCCCAACGCCTGGCCGTATCGCGACTATCTCATCAACGCATTCAACGTCGACAAGCCATACGCTCGATTCGTGCGCGAGCAGGTGGCCGCCGACGCCCTCTATCCCGACGAGCCGGGGCTGGCCGTGGCGATGGGCTTCCTGGCGGCCGGGCCCTGGGACGAAAGCTCGCTGCGCGACATCCGCGAGGACAGCATCGACCGCCAGGCGGGTTATTACCTCGACCGCGACGACATGGTGGCCACGGTGATGTCCACCTTCGTCAGCAGCACCGTGCACTGCGCACGCTGTCATGATCATAAGTTCGATCCCATCAGCCAGTCAGAATACTACGGGCTCCAGGCCGTCTTCGCCGGTGTGGGACGGGCCGACCGAGCCTACGATGCCGACCCCAACCTAGCCAAACTGCGTCGCGACCTGACGGCACGGCGAAAGGCACTGACGAACAAGGAACCCGGCCTGATGGCGTCGCTGCTGGACGACACGACGCAGGCCGATGTCGCCTCTTGGGCTGCCACGCGGAAGGGGCCGCTCGTCCCCTGGACGGTGCTGAACCCCTCGGAGATGAAGGCCGAGGGAGGGACGACCCTGACACTCCAGCCCGACCGATCGATCCTGGCCGAAGGGCCTCAGCCGTCCGAGGGCACCTACACGATTATTGCCACAACAGACCTGCCGGGTATCACCGCGGCGAGGCTTGAGTTGCTGCCCGACGACCGCCTGCCCAGCAAGGGCCCGGGGCGAGCCGGCAACGGTAACCTGCATCTGACCGAACTGGTTGTCTCGCACTCATCGACCTCGGCCCCCGATCGTTGGCGGCCAGTGAAGATCGCCGGATCGATGGCCGACTACGACCAGCCCGGTTGGGGGATCGCCGGTGCCATCGACGGCGACCCGAAGACGGCCTGGGGCATCTATCCCGAGGTCGGCAAGCCGCACGAGGGGGTCTTCGAATTCGGCGAGAACATCGGGGCCTCGTCGCTCCAGTTCGTGCTCCGACAGACCTTCCCGGCCGGCCACCCGATCGGACGATTCCGGATCTCGATCACGAACGCCCTGCGTCCGGTCCGCACGGGCTCGCCTCCGGGGCCGCTCGCCGTCCTCCTAGACATCCCGGCCGAGCATCGGACGACCGACCAGAAGCGAGAGCTTGCGGCGATCTACCTGGCCGAGACCCTGGACCGTCAGATTGCCGCGTTGCCGCCGCAGCAGCTCGTCTATTCGGGCACGAGCGACTTCGCCCCCGACGGCAGCCACAAACCGACCTCCACCCCGAGGCCCGTCTTCATCCTCAATCGAGGCGAGATCCGTCAGCCTGGGGCGGCGGCCGTGCCGGGTGCCCTCGGCTGCGTTGCTGGCCTCGTCTCGCGGTTCGACCGACCAAGCGAGGCCGAACGACGCGCCGAGCTAGCCCGATGGCTGGCCGATCCGGGCAACCCGCTTACCTGGAGGTCGATCGTCAACAGGGCCTGGCAGGCTCACTTCGGCCGCGGGCTGGTCGACACGCCCAACGACTTCGGGCGGATGGGCAGCAAGCCGTCCCATCCCGAATTGCTCGACTGGCTTGCCTGGACGTTTCGCGAGGGCGGGGGCTCGCTGAAGTCGCTCGACCGGATCATCGTCACGTCGGCCTCCTATCGCCAGAGGTCGGACCACAACCAAACCGGGGCGAAGGTCGACGCTGACAACCGTCTGCTCTGGCGGATGAACGTGGCCAGGCTCGACGCCGAGTCGATCCGCGACGCGATGCTGGCCGCCTCGGGACGGCTCGATTCGATGATGGGCGGCCCTTCGGTTCAGCACTTCGCGATGGGCAAGGGGGTGCACGTCACGCCCACGGTCGACTACACGGCGTATGACTGGGACTCGCCCGGCGCTGGCAGGCGGAGCGTCTACCGATTTCTGTTCCGGACGCTGCCCGACCCGTTCATGGAAGTCTTCGACGCCGCGGATTCGTCGCAGTTGACCGCCACGCGAAACGCTTCGGTCACGGCGCTCCAGGCCCTTGCACTCCTGAACGACCCGTTTGTGATCCGCCAGGCCGAGCATTTCGCAGAGCGGCTGGCGGGGCTCGCACCAGACGACGCAGGCCGGGTTCGCGAAGGGTACCGGCTCGCCGTCGGTCGTGAGCCCGAACTGGCCGAGGTCCGCGAGTGGGTCGAGTACGGCCGGAGGCATGGCCTGGCGAACTTCTGCCGGATGCTCCTCAACAGCAGTGAATTCCTGTTCATCCCGTGA
- a CDS encoding DUF1501 domain-containing protein: MQTEGWDMHGRISRREMLWGLGGGLGGIALAEMLGRGRALAGTDEVPLGLNGGLHHPAKARRMVQIFLNGGVSQMDTFDRKPELDRLHGQAFDPGEHVEGVTSVPGQVMKSPFAFRQHGESGRWVSDVFPHLATRVDDLAFLMAVTSKTNVHGPASYLMNTGFLTPGFPCMGAWVSYGLGALGDNLPTFVVLPDPKGLPYNAKGNFSAGFLPMAHQGTPINAAAPDPIPDLFPPKSAKSLTAESEREGLMRLAAMNGRHAANHPGDSRLESRIASYELAARMQLSAPEALDLAGETKLTRRLYGMDEPETADFGRRCLLARRLLERGVRFVQVWSGAGGPKDNWDNHSDIPKELPAIARSVDRPTAGLLADLKARGLLDDTLVVWSTEFGRMPFTQGATGRDHNGGTSVAWLAGAGVKAGVAHGESDLWSWRAAAGATSGYDLHATILHLLGIDHERLVVRHDGIDRRLTDVHGRLIPEILA, from the coding sequence ATGCAGACCGAGGGCTGGGACATGCACGGGCGGATTTCGCGACGCGAGATGCTCTGGGGCTTGGGGGGTGGCCTTGGCGGCATTGCGCTGGCCGAGATGCTCGGCCGCGGCCGGGCGCTGGCGGGAACGGACGAGGTCCCGCTCGGGCTCAACGGCGGCCTGCATCATCCGGCGAAAGCCAGGCGAATGGTGCAGATTTTCCTCAATGGCGGCGTCAGCCAGATGGACACCTTCGATCGCAAGCCGGAACTGGACCGCCTGCACGGTCAGGCGTTCGATCCCGGCGAGCATGTCGAAGGGGTCACCAGCGTTCCCGGGCAAGTGATGAAGTCGCCGTTTGCATTCCGACAGCACGGCGAGTCAGGCCGCTGGGTGAGCGACGTCTTCCCGCACCTGGCGACCCGCGTGGACGACCTGGCATTCCTGATGGCGGTGACCTCGAAGACCAACGTCCACGGCCCGGCCAGCTACCTGATGAATACGGGGTTTCTCACCCCGGGATTCCCCTGCATGGGGGCCTGGGTCTCGTACGGACTGGGTGCGTTGGGCGACAATTTACCGACGTTCGTCGTGCTGCCCGACCCTAAGGGCCTGCCCTACAACGCCAAGGGCAACTTCTCGGCGGGATTTCTGCCGATGGCCCACCAGGGGACCCCGATCAACGCGGCCGCCCCCGACCCGATTCCCGACCTCTTCCCCCCGAAATCGGCGAAATCGCTGACGGCCGAGTCCGAGCGAGAAGGACTGATGCGACTGGCGGCGATGAACGGTCGGCACGCGGCAAACCATCCGGGCGACTCGCGGCTCGAGTCGCGAATTGCCTCCTACGAGTTGGCCGCCCGGATGCAGCTGAGCGCCCCCGAGGCGCTGGACCTGGCCGGCGAGACCAAGTTGACTAGGCGACTCTACGGGATGGACGAACCCGAGACGGCCGACTTCGGCCGCCGCTGCCTGCTGGCCCGGCGTCTGCTAGAACGGGGTGTCCGGTTCGTGCAGGTCTGGAGCGGCGCGGGCGGTCCCAAGGACAACTGGGACAACCACAGCGATATCCCCAAGGAGCTGCCGGCCATCGCTCGCAGCGTCGATCGGCCGACCGCCGGGTTGCTCGCCGACCTGAAAGCTCGCGGCCTGCTCGATGACACGCTGGTCGTCTGGTCCACCGAGTTCGGACGGATGCCGTTCACCCAGGGGGCCACAGGGCGCGACCATAACGGCGGCACCTCCGTCGCCTGGCTGGCAGGGGCTGGTGTGAAAGCGGGGGTGGCCCATGGCGAGAGCGATCTCTGGTCATGGCGGGCTGCCGCAGGTGCGACGTCAGGGTACGACCTGCACGCGACCATCCTCCATCTCCTCGGGATCGACCACGAACGACTGGTCGTCCGCCACGACGGGATCGATCGCCGGCTCACCGACGTCCACGGCAGGTTGATCCCGGAAATCCTGGCCTAA